TGCATTATTTGAAAAATTGGCTGCCGCTGCGTCCTCATCAATTGGTAGAATTTGGTAAAAGAGAAGGTATGGCGACTCAGTCTTTAAGGCTTGCTCAATGTCCACAAGTGTCACTCGTTCTGTAGCTAGGTCATCAAATCGCATCCAATATCTTGGAGTCTCCGAATTTGACTGTTCTAATCCATGGGAACTCGACGGTGGCGCGCCTGCACTGGTGCCTCTGACGATTGCAATATAGTGGCCAGAATCAACCGAATTGCCTCTATGGCAAACAAGCGCCTGCAAGGATAACTTAAAGTTTCCCTGAATTGGACCATCCTCCATGTTGTCATCCTGGATAAAATGAGGTAGCCCAATCTCGGTCGGAATATCAACAAATGTGTCGAGTCTAACGGCCTTGCCGTTTGGAAGCATCGAGTATCGTTTCAAGCTCATGCCTAGTATCGGTCGTTTTGTTGAGAAATGTGCCGCGACCTGGGAATCATTTGTTGGAGAATTATCCGTATACCATGCTATAATCTGGGTTAACACTGGCTGATATGGCATCAATGATGACAAGAGGCCTTACGGATCAAGCTGAAAAATTGCCATGCGGGCATCATTACCTCCTTCCTGTAAGAGCCCTGGCGGTTCTTGGTGGGATCGTCTGAGCCCGAGTCCGGGATATACTTTGGTTGAATAATACTGCTCCTCCGGTATTTAGTTTTATCAGATGCCGGAGTCTCTGTCTTCGAACTGATTTGGGTCACCGTCGGAGACAGCGCtgttggtgaggaggaggaggtgggtgTGCTTATTTCCACTGTCTCAACGTGCGCGGCAGAGCCCTTCGCAAGTGAATCCATTGATTTAGTCGACTCAATAGTATTTCGGCGTTCAAGGTAACGCTTGACCTCAATCCTATTATTGAAGTATGATTCCAAGCACTCCTCCAACGTCACGGTCTTTCCGTCTGTCGGCTCTGGGATGGCGACCTCTAATAACCGTTCGTTGACAAACCTGTGGTCGTCGTTCATATCCTCTTTCCCAGTGTGATATATGTCCATCTTGAGTGTAAGGAGAGGCAGCTCTAGTCTTTCCGTAATGAAGGTAAATGCCTCGGATGCATCTTGCTGACGAAGATTAGCTGCATCCTCCCAACCACATTCGGCAAGTGAATCCTGTATGTGTTTCGTCTTTGGATAAACCACTCAATCAGCTTTTGTCCCTCGAAAAGGGTGCAGAACACAGGTGGATCACATACAATATCAGTCGTTATAAGCTTCCCGGATCGCAACATGTTGACCCAGAGCCTCAAGAGCACTGACAATTTCCCACGAGCCTCATCGTTGAAGctcttatataatatcccCTCGAAGCAATCCAATCGTGCAA
Above is a window of Aspergillus puulaauensis MK2 DNA, chromosome 2, nearly complete sequence DNA encoding:
- a CDS encoding ubiquitin C-terminal hydrolase family protein (COG:O;~EggNog:ENOG410PGUJ;~InterPro:IPR028889,IPR038765,IPR001394;~MEROPS:MER0002476;~PFAM:PF00443,PF13423;~antiSMASH:Cluster_2.5;~go_function: GO:0004843 - thiol-dependent ubiquitin-specific protease activity [Evidence IEA];~go_process: GO:0016579 - protein deubiquitination [Evidence IEA]): MSGIHRFLTKRERNGKHTKHNKDESSNSSHPRLRGFFTSDDTHAGNGNSSDQQKKIKTLERRVSNLGITELNEKHLTYALQHTQGDVEKAFEFLLLIEDSIEGIIKGYSPSTKLLGAENREGVTCYLDALLFAMFARLDCFEGILYKSFNDEARGKLSVLLRLWVNMLRSGKLITTDITKHIQDSLAECGWEDAANLRQQDASEAFTFITERLELPLLTLKMDIYHTGKEDMNDDHRFVNERLLEVAIPEPTDGKTVTLEECLESYFNNRIEVKRYLERRNTIESTKSMDSLAKGSAAHVETVEISTPTSSSSPTALSPTVTQISSKTETPASDKTKYRRSSIIQPKYIPDSGSDDPTKNRQGSYRKEVMMPAWQFFSLIPWYTDNSPTNDSQVAAHFSTKRPILGMSLKRYSMLPNGKAVRLDTFVDIPTEIGLPHFIQDDNMEDGPIQGNFKLSLQALVCHRGNSVDSGHYIAIVRGTSAGAPPSSSHGLEQSNSETPRYWMRFDDLATERVTLVDIEQALKTESPYLLFYQILPIDEDAAAANFSNNAPSSIASVETQDPEAISPTLQPNRLRAGFRSGRPSLEITVADAPNPTTDNSEDFTDTRNTILESGLRSVPSTSPRLAPKDDDDNRGSISFSRRGSRATRSNPGSRANSQVSENRISATFSRFAGRLSKDKVNSDSFALDDDDDDTTRNDTPGLTVETVKSSETREKSPRRSRFSDKQKDKGKDKSRERRGRKLERECLVM